One genomic region from Bactrocera tryoni isolate S06 chromosome 3, CSIRO_BtryS06_freeze2, whole genome shotgun sequence encodes:
- the LOC120770095 gene encoding KAT8 regulatory NSL complex subunit 3 isoform X1, giving the protein MMTSYMKLFEDFLQRKECDGTRTASGASDDEDIEHKNSSFESVCDTLNSISGSGGNNKMEHSYTRDNSRPIGSVTTGLLPARTILVRRTPQCPSCHTHPEEHDFEDFNQANVPSYNEIAAKEAMNECSRIAKYVKNNNPDDDDWEARINQIGWSNMQKTLFNKVANILDNDQLGRLANVNRQNESMQRRVAVDKSASRMRRALTAVAWDSRLTQWLHCMLMDSLPATYMASYLDILQTLKSKLPTLMDKMLFGRPLNVSQELLAPVMKNKWEPIVSTKTRKLTQNAVIVALPSVPTSGPVPNRLQKWYHQLASITQIVQVTLPSNVTHIVRQPLEQVAEQIVSITRVKIQELRNENAQRSIILIGFNAGAALALQVAMSENVACVVCMGFAYNTFNGIRGTPDDRLLDIKIPILFVVGQNSAKTSTEEMESLREKMQSESSLVVVGSGDDVLRVPKSRRKLDNVTQSMVDAMVVDEIYEFIKRILTNPPGPRVPTTITSFVNTKQGRNSINNNAGGSSAEGNAKNGSLQRKRKNDAMNSDQETPAKTKYVNSIGRPRTRPLIASTTTSAKTTSTALAGGTSKTAQVQKQKTQLSTNSSITNDDLNMAIQSILGDGNEQDGSIQNSGNDTAQGAQKIVTNYEIVAPSKSTPIKTALMNPLQKQTLPAGAKIKMIPSNQFVQLKPPLQSQSKIYTIKTASMQQNSTSGNTNIGSIVSTSPTGSSVANHQQQIFTLKSPNGQTTQFVTAAPPGTAQQKYTVMKNVSGGTTLQIANAAFSGIKGSTPKASSTSNMDLSNIIDMPIVFADNDGNLSDSVASSTASVKSANTSGVGQLIISQKIIKEATSTGSSTTGIVTTSPKTGGGTYIINKTIGSPILQQTTQTSVNKQNKVVFINRSTMKPCPNIISRSNVAQQLPKYTKVVVTNPKTSATTLVPRPAMQLTTTQLPVGTASGSSPLVSSVKQVNLQTLKSPVSIGARQTSGILNVSTKSLPQVQIISTTAGGAAIPSTVGSITNTGNPTATSSGSSVLNDRPQIRNIVVKPGGLKQIPALSSHVFNRNLTVRKMVNIISGTNPVSSSSTAPGVSIVAQATTAQDSGQNNAAGSTSSIQTSPKVITLNPINPSVSISSSASGNSNSTATSAQPKKD; this is encoded by the exons ATGATGACTTCATATATGAAACTGTTCGAAGACTTTTTACAGCGCAAAGAATGTGATGGAACTCGCACAGCATCTGGTGCTTCTGATGATGAAGATATAGAG cataaaaacTCATCTTTTGAATCTGTGTGTGACACTCTTAATTCTATTAGTGGGAGTGGTGGTaataataaaatggaacataGTTATACGAGAGATAACTCCCGGCCAATAGGCAGTGTTACCACTGGTTTGTTACCAGCTCGCACAATACTGGTTCGACGTACGCCACAGTGCCCTTCCTGTCATACCCATCCCGAAGAGCAtgattttgaagattttaatcAGGCCAATGTGCCTTCATACAATGAAATAGCGGCCAAAGAAGCAATGAATGAGTGTTCTCGAATCGCTAAAtacgttaaaaataataatccaGACGACGACGATTGGGAAGCACGTATTAACCA AATTGGTTGGAGTAACATGCAAAAGACACTTTTCAATAAAGTAGCAAATATTTTGGATAATGATCAATTAGGACGTCTAGCCAATGTTAATCGTCAAAACGAATCTATGCAGCGTCGTGTTGCAGTCGATAAGTCTGCTAGTCGAATGCGCAGAGCGTTGACTGCTGTTGCCTGGGACTCGCGACTCACACAATGGTTGCATTGTATGTTAATGGACTCACTTCCAGCAACATATATGGCGTCTTATTTAGATATTTTGCAAACATTAAAATCTAAATTGCCAACACTCATGGATAAAATGTTATTTGGACGACCGCTAAATGTTAGTCAAGAACTTCTGGCGCCGGTAATGAAAAACAAATGGGAGCCTATTGTTAGTACGAAGACCCGAAAACTAACACAGAATGCCGTAATTGTTGCTCTGCCTTCTGTGCCTACCAGTGGTCCAGTACCTAATCGCCTTCAAAAATGGTATCATCAATTGGCTAGCATAACACAAATTGTACAAGTAACTTTACCATCGAATG TTACTCACATAGTTCGGCAACCATTAGAGCAAGTAGCAGAACAAATAGTGTCAATAACTCGAGTAAAAATACAAGAGTTGCGCAACGAAAATGCTCAGCGAAGTATCATATTGATTGGATTCAACGCTGGCGCTGCTCTTGCTTTGCAAGTGGCGATGTCAGAGAATGTAGCATGCGTAGTGTGTATGGGCTTTGCTTATAACACATTTAACGGAATTCGTGGTACTCCTGATGACCGCTTATTAGACATAAAGATACCAATACTATTTGTGGTTGGCCAAAATTCAGCAAAAACAAG TACCGAAGAAATGGAATCGCTACGTGAAAAAATGCAATCGGAAAGTTCTTTGGTGGTGGTGGGGAGTGGAGATGATGTTCTACGCGTTCCTAAAAGCCGTAGGAAGTTAGATAATGTTACACAGTCGATGGTAGACGCTATGGTTGTG gacgaaatatatgaatttataaaaagaatTCTCACTAATCCACCTGGACCACGGgttccaacaacaataactagtTTCGTTAACACTAAACAAGGACGAAACTCAATTAATAACAACGCTGGTGGTAGTAGCGCTGAAGGTAATGCTAAAAATGGATCTTTACAAAGGAAGCGTAAAAATGATGCTATGAACTCAGATCAAGAAACGCCAGCGAAGACCAAATATGTTAATTCAA tCGGCCGACCTAGAACGCGTCCCCTGATAGCATCCACAACTACTTCAGCTAAAACAACATCGACTGCATTGGCAGGTGGTACTTCCAAAACTGCTCAGGTACAAAAACAGAAGACACAGTTATCAACAAATTCTTCTATTACGAACGATGATCTGAATATGGCCATACAGTCAATATTGGGTGATGGGAATGAACAAGATGGTTCGATACAGAACTCCGGTAACGACACTGCTCAAGGTGCACAGAAAATAGTAACGAATTATGAAATTGTTGCACCATCAAAGTCTACTCCAATAAAGACCGCATTAATGAATCCTCTGCAAAAGCAAACTCTTCCGGCTGGTGCAAAAATAAAGATGATACCTTCTAATCAATTCGTGCAACTGAAGCCGCCCTTGCAATCACAATCGaaaatttatacaataaaaacGGCGTCGATGCAACAGAATAGCACATCTGGAAATACAAACATCGGCAGTATTGTATCAACATCACCAACTGGCAGTTCCGTTGCAAATCATCAACAACAGATATTCACTTTGAAATCTCCCAATGGTCAGACGACGCAATTTGTTACAGCTGCACCACCTGGTACGGCTCAGCAAAAGTACACTGTCATGAAAAATGTAAGTGGTGGAACCACACTGCAAATAGCAAACGCAGCTTTTAGTGGCATAAAAGGGAGTACGCCAAAAGCTTCATCCACCTCCAATATGGATCTGTCAAACATAATCGATATGCCAATTGTGTTTGCTGATAACGATGGCAATCTGTCTGATTCGGTGGCTTCTTCTACCGCATCTGTCAAGTCAG CCAATACTTCCGGTGTCGGGCAACTGATTATAAGtcagaaaattattaaagaagCTACCTCCACTGGGTCTAGCACGACTGGTATTGTGACCACTTCGCCTAAGACTGGTGGTGgcacatatataattaataaaaccaTTGGAAGCCCAATCTTACAACAAACTACTCAAACCTCAGTCAATAAGCAGAATAAGGTAGTTTTTATCAATCGTAGCACCATGAAACCGTGCCCGAATATTATTTCCCGATCGAATGTCGCACAACAATTGCCGAAATACACTAAGGTTGTTGTAACGAATCCGAAGACATCTGCAACAACACTTGTACCCCGTCCAGCAATGCAATTAACGACGACTCAACTGCCAGTGGGTACAGCTAGTGGCAGCAGTCCACTTGTGTCGTCTGTGAAACAGGTGAATTTACAGACACTAAAGTCTCCAGTTAGTATTGGTGCGCGACAGACATCAGGCATACTAAATGTTTCCACAAAGTCGTTACCACAAGTGCAAATTATTAGTACAACTGCTGGTGGGGCAGCCATTCCTTCGACTGTGGGCAGTATCACTAACACCGGAAATCCTACAGCTACAAGTAGTGGTAGCAGTGTGTTGAACGACCGCCctcaaattcgaaatattgttgtAAAACCCGGAGGATTGAAACAAATACCAGCTTTGAGCTCGCACGTATTTAATCGAAATTTAACGGTTCGTAAAATGGTAAATATCATATCCGGCACAAACCCAGTTAGTTCATCCTCAACCGCACCTGGTGTATCCATAGTAGCTCAGGCGACCACAGCACAGGATAGTGGTCAAAATAATGCCGCTGGCTCAACATCATCTATACAAACCTCACCGAAAGTTATAACTTTAAATCCGATTAATCCGTCGGTTTCCATCAGTAGCTCTGCATCCGGCAATAGTAACAGTACGGCCACTAGCGCCCAACCAAAGAAGGATTGA
- the LOC120770095 gene encoding KAT8 regulatory NSL complex subunit 3 isoform X2 encodes MEHSYTRDNSRPIGSVTTGLLPARTILVRRTPQCPSCHTHPEEHDFEDFNQANVPSYNEIAAKEAMNECSRIAKYVKNNNPDDDDWEARINQIGWSNMQKTLFNKVANILDNDQLGRLANVNRQNESMQRRVAVDKSASRMRRALTAVAWDSRLTQWLHCMLMDSLPATYMASYLDILQTLKSKLPTLMDKMLFGRPLNVSQELLAPVMKNKWEPIVSTKTRKLTQNAVIVALPSVPTSGPVPNRLQKWYHQLASITQIVQVTLPSNVTHIVRQPLEQVAEQIVSITRVKIQELRNENAQRSIILIGFNAGAALALQVAMSENVACVVCMGFAYNTFNGIRGTPDDRLLDIKIPILFVVGQNSAKTSTEEMESLREKMQSESSLVVVGSGDDVLRVPKSRRKLDNVTQSMVDAMVVDEIYEFIKRILTNPPGPRVPTTITSFVNTKQGRNSINNNAGGSSAEGNAKNGSLQRKRKNDAMNSDQETPAKTKYVNSIGRPRTRPLIASTTTSAKTTSTALAGGTSKTAQVQKQKTQLSTNSSITNDDLNMAIQSILGDGNEQDGSIQNSGNDTAQGAQKIVTNYEIVAPSKSTPIKTALMNPLQKQTLPAGAKIKMIPSNQFVQLKPPLQSQSKIYTIKTASMQQNSTSGNTNIGSIVSTSPTGSSVANHQQQIFTLKSPNGQTTQFVTAAPPGTAQQKYTVMKNVSGGTTLQIANAAFSGIKGSTPKASSTSNMDLSNIIDMPIVFADNDGNLSDSVASSTASVKSANTSGVGQLIISQKIIKEATSTGSSTTGIVTTSPKTGGGTYIINKTIGSPILQQTTQTSVNKQNKVVFINRSTMKPCPNIISRSNVAQQLPKYTKVVVTNPKTSATTLVPRPAMQLTTTQLPVGTASGSSPLVSSVKQVNLQTLKSPVSIGARQTSGILNVSTKSLPQVQIISTTAGGAAIPSTVGSITNTGNPTATSSGSSVLNDRPQIRNIVVKPGGLKQIPALSSHVFNRNLTVRKMVNIISGTNPVSSSSTAPGVSIVAQATTAQDSGQNNAAGSTSSIQTSPKVITLNPINPSVSISSSASGNSNSTATSAQPKKD; translated from the exons atggaacataGTTATACGAGAGATAACTCCCGGCCAATAGGCAGTGTTACCACTGGTTTGTTACCAGCTCGCACAATACTGGTTCGACGTACGCCACAGTGCCCTTCCTGTCATACCCATCCCGAAGAGCAtgattttgaagattttaatcAGGCCAATGTGCCTTCATACAATGAAATAGCGGCCAAAGAAGCAATGAATGAGTGTTCTCGAATCGCTAAAtacgttaaaaataataatccaGACGACGACGATTGGGAAGCACGTATTAACCA AATTGGTTGGAGTAACATGCAAAAGACACTTTTCAATAAAGTAGCAAATATTTTGGATAATGATCAATTAGGACGTCTAGCCAATGTTAATCGTCAAAACGAATCTATGCAGCGTCGTGTTGCAGTCGATAAGTCTGCTAGTCGAATGCGCAGAGCGTTGACTGCTGTTGCCTGGGACTCGCGACTCACACAATGGTTGCATTGTATGTTAATGGACTCACTTCCAGCAACATATATGGCGTCTTATTTAGATATTTTGCAAACATTAAAATCTAAATTGCCAACACTCATGGATAAAATGTTATTTGGACGACCGCTAAATGTTAGTCAAGAACTTCTGGCGCCGGTAATGAAAAACAAATGGGAGCCTATTGTTAGTACGAAGACCCGAAAACTAACACAGAATGCCGTAATTGTTGCTCTGCCTTCTGTGCCTACCAGTGGTCCAGTACCTAATCGCCTTCAAAAATGGTATCATCAATTGGCTAGCATAACACAAATTGTACAAGTAACTTTACCATCGAATG TTACTCACATAGTTCGGCAACCATTAGAGCAAGTAGCAGAACAAATAGTGTCAATAACTCGAGTAAAAATACAAGAGTTGCGCAACGAAAATGCTCAGCGAAGTATCATATTGATTGGATTCAACGCTGGCGCTGCTCTTGCTTTGCAAGTGGCGATGTCAGAGAATGTAGCATGCGTAGTGTGTATGGGCTTTGCTTATAACACATTTAACGGAATTCGTGGTACTCCTGATGACCGCTTATTAGACATAAAGATACCAATACTATTTGTGGTTGGCCAAAATTCAGCAAAAACAAG TACCGAAGAAATGGAATCGCTACGTGAAAAAATGCAATCGGAAAGTTCTTTGGTGGTGGTGGGGAGTGGAGATGATGTTCTACGCGTTCCTAAAAGCCGTAGGAAGTTAGATAATGTTACACAGTCGATGGTAGACGCTATGGTTGTG gacgaaatatatgaatttataaaaagaatTCTCACTAATCCACCTGGACCACGGgttccaacaacaataactagtTTCGTTAACACTAAACAAGGACGAAACTCAATTAATAACAACGCTGGTGGTAGTAGCGCTGAAGGTAATGCTAAAAATGGATCTTTACAAAGGAAGCGTAAAAATGATGCTATGAACTCAGATCAAGAAACGCCAGCGAAGACCAAATATGTTAATTCAA tCGGCCGACCTAGAACGCGTCCCCTGATAGCATCCACAACTACTTCAGCTAAAACAACATCGACTGCATTGGCAGGTGGTACTTCCAAAACTGCTCAGGTACAAAAACAGAAGACACAGTTATCAACAAATTCTTCTATTACGAACGATGATCTGAATATGGCCATACAGTCAATATTGGGTGATGGGAATGAACAAGATGGTTCGATACAGAACTCCGGTAACGACACTGCTCAAGGTGCACAGAAAATAGTAACGAATTATGAAATTGTTGCACCATCAAAGTCTACTCCAATAAAGACCGCATTAATGAATCCTCTGCAAAAGCAAACTCTTCCGGCTGGTGCAAAAATAAAGATGATACCTTCTAATCAATTCGTGCAACTGAAGCCGCCCTTGCAATCACAATCGaaaatttatacaataaaaacGGCGTCGATGCAACAGAATAGCACATCTGGAAATACAAACATCGGCAGTATTGTATCAACATCACCAACTGGCAGTTCCGTTGCAAATCATCAACAACAGATATTCACTTTGAAATCTCCCAATGGTCAGACGACGCAATTTGTTACAGCTGCACCACCTGGTACGGCTCAGCAAAAGTACACTGTCATGAAAAATGTAAGTGGTGGAACCACACTGCAAATAGCAAACGCAGCTTTTAGTGGCATAAAAGGGAGTACGCCAAAAGCTTCATCCACCTCCAATATGGATCTGTCAAACATAATCGATATGCCAATTGTGTTTGCTGATAACGATGGCAATCTGTCTGATTCGGTGGCTTCTTCTACCGCATCTGTCAAGTCAG CCAATACTTCCGGTGTCGGGCAACTGATTATAAGtcagaaaattattaaagaagCTACCTCCACTGGGTCTAGCACGACTGGTATTGTGACCACTTCGCCTAAGACTGGTGGTGgcacatatataattaataaaaccaTTGGAAGCCCAATCTTACAACAAACTACTCAAACCTCAGTCAATAAGCAGAATAAGGTAGTTTTTATCAATCGTAGCACCATGAAACCGTGCCCGAATATTATTTCCCGATCGAATGTCGCACAACAATTGCCGAAATACACTAAGGTTGTTGTAACGAATCCGAAGACATCTGCAACAACACTTGTACCCCGTCCAGCAATGCAATTAACGACGACTCAACTGCCAGTGGGTACAGCTAGTGGCAGCAGTCCACTTGTGTCGTCTGTGAAACAGGTGAATTTACAGACACTAAAGTCTCCAGTTAGTATTGGTGCGCGACAGACATCAGGCATACTAAATGTTTCCACAAAGTCGTTACCACAAGTGCAAATTATTAGTACAACTGCTGGTGGGGCAGCCATTCCTTCGACTGTGGGCAGTATCACTAACACCGGAAATCCTACAGCTACAAGTAGTGGTAGCAGTGTGTTGAACGACCGCCctcaaattcgaaatattgttgtAAAACCCGGAGGATTGAAACAAATACCAGCTTTGAGCTCGCACGTATTTAATCGAAATTTAACGGTTCGTAAAATGGTAAATATCATATCCGGCACAAACCCAGTTAGTTCATCCTCAACCGCACCTGGTGTATCCATAGTAGCTCAGGCGACCACAGCACAGGATAGTGGTCAAAATAATGCCGCTGGCTCAACATCATCTATACAAACCTCACCGAAAGTTATAACTTTAAATCCGATTAATCCGTCGGTTTCCATCAGTAGCTCTGCATCCGGCAATAGTAACAGTACGGCCACTAGCGCCCAACCAAAGAAGGATTGA